A section of the Rhizobium sp. SSA_523 genome encodes:
- a CDS encoding CpaD family pilus assembly protein, whose translation MTTPSTAAALVLLAAGLLSGCANRELTTGSIPMDYRERHPIVLTDAQTALDLPVGVNDTRLTIGMKDTIKGFAQRFTGSPSDYVQIQVPQGSLNAAAAQYLSSEVRKTLVASGIRPQRLVITHYAAGPGGDAAPIRLSFIATKAVTSACGEWPEDLNNDTTGNRNWYNFGCASQNNLAAQIANPTDLLGPRGMTPIDAERRTNVIDKYRSGSNTTSQ comes from the coding sequence ATGACAACCCCATCGACTGCCGCCGCCCTTGTTCTCCTCGCCGCCGGTCTTTTGTCCGGATGCGCCAACCGCGAGCTGACGACCGGTTCCATTCCCATGGATTACCGGGAGCGTCATCCGATTGTCCTTACCGATGCACAGACGGCATTGGACCTTCCTGTCGGCGTCAATGATACGCGGCTGACGATCGGCATGAAGGATACGATCAAGGGCTTTGCCCAGCGCTTCACCGGATCTCCCTCGGATTACGTGCAGATCCAGGTCCCGCAGGGCAGCTTGAATGCGGCGGCGGCGCAGTATCTCTCCTCCGAAGTGCGGAAGACCCTGGTGGCGTCCGGCATTCGCCCGCAGCGCTTGGTCATCACCCATTATGCCGCGGGACCGGGCGGCGATGCGGCGCCCATCCGCCTCTCTTTCATCGCCACCAAAGCGGTGACCTCCGCATGCGGCGAATGGCCGGAGGATCTCAACAATGACACGACCGGCAACCGCAACTGGTACAATTTCGGCTGTGCATCGCAGAACAACCTGGCGGCGCAGATTGCCAATCCGACCGATCTTCTCGGCCCCCGCGGCATGACACCGATCGATGCGGAGCGCCGGACCAATGTCATCGACAAATACCGCAGCGGCAGCAACACAACGTCCCAGTAA